In a single window of the Coffea eugenioides isolate CCC68of chromosome 3, Ceug_1.0, whole genome shotgun sequence genome:
- the LOC113765158 gene encoding L-type lectin-domain containing receptor kinase IV.1-like, whose amino-acid sequence MSFTLIAAIVAHFLVHISAGAAASDDVGFIYQGFQSSNLSLDGLAKITNNGLLEVTNTTISQTGHAFYPNRINFKSTSNGSAFSFSTQFVFAMVPELAVVTGPGMAFVIAPTRGLPGGRSVKSLGLFNRSTIGNRTNHIFAVELDTFQNEEFGDIDGNHVGIDINSLRSNVSRPASYQANNKISFDNLTLSSGQPMQLWVEYDGADRRINVTLAPIADAKPKTPLLSLSCDLSTILQQTMYVGFSASTSPIEGTSHFVLGWSFKVNGDAQALDLSQLPKLPRFGPKKVSKLFTVGLPLICTLLLLTVIFGSAYYLSRKWKFAEVLEDWELAYGPHRFKYKDLYIATKGFRETELLGEGGFGRVYKGVLPTNKVEVAVKKVSHQARQGMREFVAEIVSIGRLRHRNLVSLLGYCRRKRELLLVYEFMPNGSLDRFLYSQPKYTLHWSQRFHVIRCVASGLLYLHEEWEQVVIHRDVKASNVLLDGELNGRLGDFGLARLYDHGTLPQTTHVAGSLGYLAPEYNRAGRATTSTDVYAFGAFLLEVACGRRPIEPRAAPAENIILVDWVFSCWKAGNILQAVDHNLGNEYVKEEAELVLKLGLLCSHSEPVIRPSMRQVLLYLEGSVTLPDLSSLVIGISGIGLGSAYGGYEDIKSLSSSSTGKYFSHSVAESLLSGGR is encoded by the coding sequence ATGTCATTCACACTAATAGCAGCAATCGTAGCCCATTTTCTAGTTCACATCTCAGCTGGTGCAGCAGCTTCTGACGACGTTGGGTTCATCTATCAAGgatttcaatcatcaaatctaaGCCTGGATGGATTAGCCAAAATCACCAACAATGGCCTCCTAGAAGTAACAAATACCACCATATCACAAACGGGGCATGCCTTCTATCCTAATCGCATCAATTTCAAGAGCACGTCTAACGGTTCAGCTTTCTCCTTTTCCACCCAATTTGTGTTTGCTATGGTACCTGAACTCGCAGTCGTGACCGGTCCGGGAATGGCTTTCGTGATTGCACCAACAAGAGGCCTTCCAGGAGGGCGTTCCGTAAAGTCCCTCGGCCTCTTCAATAGAAGCACCATTGGAAATCGAACAAATCACATTTTTGCAGTGGAGCTTGACACTTTCCAAAACGAAGAATTTGGAGATATCGATGGCAACCATGTTGGTATTGATATTAACTCTTTGAGATCTAATGTATCTCGGCCAGCAAGTTACCAAGCTAATAATAAGATTTCATTTGACAACTTAACTCTTTCCAGTGGCCAACCGATGCAACTTTGGGTGGAATACGATGGGGCAGATAGGAGAATCAATGTTACATTAGCTCCAATAGCAGATGCTAAACCAAAAACTCCTCTTTTGTCTTTGTCATGTGATCTTTCAACAATTTTACAGCAAACCATGTATGTTGGCTTTTCTGCATCCACTAGTCCGATTGAAGGGACATCTCATTTTGTACTGGGATGGAGCTTCAAGGTGAATGGTGATGCACAAGCACTTGATCTCTCTCAGCTCCCTAAGCTACCTCGGTTTGGACCTAAGAAGGTGTCTAAACTTTTCACGGTGGGATTGCCCCTCATTTGCACACTTTTGTTGTTGACTGTAATTTTTGGATCAGCATATTATTTAAGCAGGAAGTGGAAGTTTGCAGAAGTGCTGGAAGATTGGGAGCTTGCCTACGGACCTCACAGGTTCAAGTATAAAGATTTATACATTGCTACCAAGGGGTTTAGAGAAACAGAGCTGCTAGGGGAAGGTGGGTTTGGCAGGGTCTACAAAGGCGTTTTGCCAACTAACAAGGTTGAGGTTGCTGTCAAGAAGGTCTCTCATCAAGCAAGACAGGGAATGAGAGAATTTGTAGCAGAAATCGTCAGTATTGGTCGCTTACGCCACAGAAATTTAGTATCGCTCTTGGGTTATTGCCGGCGTAAAAGAGAGTTACTTTTGGTATATGAGTTCATGCCCAACGGTAGTCTAGACAGGTTTCTATACAGCCAACCCAAGTATACACTCCACTGGAGCCAAAGATTCCATGTCATCAGATGTGTTGCATCTGGATTACTCTACCTACATGAAGAATGGGAGCAAGTAGTGATCCACAGAGATGTAAAAGCCAGTAATGTACTGTTAGATGGTGAACTGAATGGACGATTAGGAGATTTCGGGCTGGCAAGGCTATACGACCACGGAACTCTCCCTCAAACCACCCATGTAGCTGGATCTCTTGGCTACCTTGCCCCTGAGTATAATAGGGCAGGGAGGGCCACAACGAGCACTGATGTGTATGCGTTTGGGGCCTTTTTGTTAGAGGTTGCCTGTGGAAGAAGACCTATAGAACCCCGAGCAGCACCAGCGGAGAACATCATTTTGGTTGATTGGGTATTTTCGTGCTGGAAAGCGGGCAATATTCTCCAGGCAGTTGATCATAATTTGGGTAATGAGTATGTGAAAGAGGAAGCAGAATTGGTGCTGAAACTCGGCTTGTTATGCTCTCACTCAGAACCAGTGATTAGGCCAAGTATGAGGCAAGTTCTTCTGTACTTGGAGGGATCAGTTACCTTGCCAGATTTATCATCACTGGTCATCGGTATTTCTGGTATTGGTCTTGGCTCTGCCTATGGTGGCTATGAAGATATTAAATCGTTATCCTCATCTTCCACAGGCAAATATTTCTCTCATTCTGTGGCAGAATCTCTTCTCTCTggtggtaggtga